One window of Pelmatolapia mariae isolate MD_Pm_ZW linkage group LG18, Pm_UMD_F_2, whole genome shotgun sequence genomic DNA carries:
- the cdc7 gene encoding cell division cycle 7-related protein kinase, with amino-acid sequence MEFSPACAEPSTDGCLMKADRGHKKRKISPDVEMDIEFLYKAVPQLAKVFRIIDKIGEGTFSSVYLGEAQMRDGRREMFALKHLIPTSHPTRIAAELQCLTVAGGRENVMGVTYCFRKEDHVVIVMPYMEHQAIVDIIGSLSFEEVRLYIYHLLKALKHIHQFGIIHRDIKPNNFLYNRKSKMYALVDFGLAQGTADTQIELLKVVRKRPSQKGGGSTGKQVAAQRSKAPPKLSSKITTVSTFLPLPARQQIPPSHSSASSSTTTSSSTSRKALIKKAHSATTTVTTSRTKHTKDLIGLSKAPRTVFGERNLNSCTPALSNTKQAAIRTELVKPSKTEDTASRKYSSATRAPLPVRTQSSSQRPVQRGLTCNCYFTDRVCNVCLSRKSQVAPRAGTPGFRAPEVLTKCPNQGTAIDVWSAGVILLSLLSGRYPFFKATDDMIALVQIMTLRGSRETIKAGKSFGKAVVCSRELPRQDLRTLCETLRGLRPSPDNKVTPLPEATADSTDTHLHKIQDDTPTHRPTERTLKPHKKEADETPAELLCSHMNKHKHSGGNDTATRLPKQEKVEEEEDERGWDRVPDEAYDLLDKLLDLNPSTRITAAQALQHPLFKYL; translated from the exons ATGGAGTTTTCTCCTGCCTGCGCTGAGCCCAGCACAGACGGATGCCTTATGAAAGCTGACAGAGGTCACAAGAAACGGAAAATCTCCC CGGACGTGGAGATGGACATTGAGTTTCTTTACAAAGCTGTTCCTCAGCTAGCCAAGGTTTTCCGCATTATAGACAAAATTGGAGAAG GTACGTTCAGCTCAGTATACTTGGGTGAGGCGCAGATGCGAGATGGGAGGAGAGAGATGTTTGCACTGAAGCATCTCATCCCAACAAGCCATCCCACACGCATTGCTGCTGAGCTTCAGTGTCTCACTGTTGCAGG AGGCAGAGAGAATGTGATGGGAGTGACATACTGCTTCAGGAAGGAGGACCATGTGGTGATTGTAATGCCCTACATGGAGCATCAAGCCATTGTG GACATCATTGGGTCGCTAAGTTTTGAAGAGGTCCGCCTGTACATCTACCACCTGTTAAAGGCTCTGAAACACATCCATCAGTTTGGCATAATTCATCGAGACATCAAGCCAAACAATTTCCTCTACAACAGAAAGAGCAAAAT GTACGCACTGGTGGATTTCGGCCTGGCACAGGGTACAGCTGACACCCAGATTGAGCTATTGAAGGTGGTGAGAAAGAGACCATCACAGAAAGGTGGAGGGTCCACAGGGAAACAAGTGGCTGCACAGCGGAGCAAAGCACCACCTAAACTCTCTTCAAAAATCACAACAGTCTCCACCTTTCTTCCACTGCCTGCACGGCAGCAAATACCCCCATCACATTCCTCCGCatcttcctccaccaccacaTCTTCTTCAACCTCTCGAAAAGCACTGATTAAAAAAGCACATTCTGCTACCACCACTGTGACCACCTCTCGCACAAAGCACACAAAG GATTTGATAGGGCTAAGCAAAGCGCCACGGACTGTGTTTGGAGAGAGGAACCTGAACAGCTGCACACCAGCTCTCTCCAACACCAAACAAGCTGCCATTAGGACAGAG CTGGTAAAACCAAGTAAAACAGAGGACACAGCCAGCCGTAAGTACTCTTCAGCCACCCGGGCTCCCCTGCCTGTCAGGACCCAGAGCAGCAGTCAGAGACCCGTACAGCGAGGCCTAACCTGTAACTGCTACTTCACTGATCGGGTCTGCAACGTCTGCTTGTCCAG AAAGTCGCAGGTGGCGCCCAGGGCAGGAACTCCAGGGTTTAGAGCACCAGAAGTCCTCACAAAGTGTCCCAACCAAGGCACAG CCATAGACGTGTGGTCAGCTGGTGTGATCCTGCTCTCACTGCTCAGTGGCCGTTACCCGTTCTTTAAGGCCACCGATGACATGATTGCGCTCGTTCAGATCATGACCCTACGAGGCTCCAGAGAGACCATCAAGGCTGGCAAGTCGTTCG GTAAAGCGGTGGTGTGCAGTCGGGAGCTCCCTCGACAGGACCTCAGGACCCTGTGTGAGACGCTCAGAGGATTGAGGCCATCGCCAGATAACAAAGTCACACCACTTCCTGAGGCTACGGCAGATTCCACTGACACTCATCTTCACAAGATCCAAGATGATACGCCCACACACCGTCCCACTGAAAGAACACTCAAACCACATAAAAAGGAAGCAGATGAAACTCCTGCAGAACTCTTGTGTAGTCACATGAACAAGCACAAACATTCAGGTGGTAATGACACCGCAACTCGCCTTCCAAAACAGGAAaaggtggaagaggaggaggatgagcgTGGCTGGGACAGAGTTCCCGATGAGGCTTACGACCTGCTGGATAAGCTGCTGGATCTGAACCCTTCCACCAGGATCACAGCTGCTCAGGCTCTTCAACACCCACTGTTCAAATACCTGTGA